In Setaria viridis chromosome 5, Setaria_viridis_v4.0, whole genome shotgun sequence, the genomic stretch GATGTCTTGCACTAACAAGGGGGATGAGGAGTTGGTCCCTCATAGGGTCCATCTAGTCTGGCCGCAATACACAACTAGAAGAGGTCAAATGAAGAAACTTCAGGCTTTGATCATGGAGAGGCAAATTCTAACCCAGTATTTGGACCAGCGGGTTGGCGAAGGAGACGTGCCTGGTGCCATCTTTCTGGTGCCATGTCTTCGTGGCATCTACAGGGGCCCCGACCCTACTGTGGTGCCCGATCTGTCTGCCGCCATGGTAATGGTTGGAGCTGTAGCAGTCCTCCATCGCCCCGCTACAGCGCGTGGTCCTGCCCTAGGAGATTTGGCTGCGATGGTGCCGCACCCCATGGTGGAAGTTGTCGTCGTGGTCGCCGTGGTCATCTCTGCGGGGGCGGTAGTCCCAGCCGTTGCAGTAGTCGTGCCCCTGACCCCGGCGTCGCTCCCCCTGCAAATCCGGCGCGTCATAGCTCCAGAGGAACTCGCATCGTGGCTTTCTGTTGTGCGtcccacctcctccaccatggccgccgttGAAGGAGAGGTCCTCCACGATATCCAGGTGGATGTGGAGTTTGTAGTCGTAAGCGCCCTTGCAACCTCGTGGCGGGTTGTGGTAGAGCTCGATGGCGTCTGCAGCTTGTTCCCATTAGGGTTAGTGATGGTGAGCAGTACTTTTTGGGGATCTTCCTAGGATTGGAGCACCAAGCCCACAGGTCATAGGTGCGTGTACAATCTTGGCGGCGGGAGTGGCCCTCGACGAAGTGGATGGCGCAGTTGTTGCCGATGATGTTGGTTGCCACCTCCTCGGATTAGGCGTGTGCCAGCAGCCCCTCGACATGTAGTCTCACCCGAAACTCCAGCTTGCTCTCCACGGCCCCCTAATGCTCTGACTAGGGTTCGAAATTGAACATCCGACCCCTGCTCCAGACCTTGGGGTAGTTCATGATGTGCTGATACACTTTGCTGTTGGAGAAGAAGACCAGGTATTGCTCGGGGAAGTGCTTGACCACCTTGATCTTGTGTCGGTCGATGTGCAGCTACTCGTCGAGGGCGTTGACGATGTGGTGGGTGTCAATGTCGTGTCTGTTGCCGTTGAGCCAACAGACGACCATATTATCGATCATGGCGTCCCTCTTGCGCTTGATGGTCCCGGTCACAGAGATCGCACAGATCGCTAGCTCAAGGTGCGCACGGGTCGCTGGGGTAGGTCACCATGGCAGCAGGTTCTCCTTTGACCGCTTGAAGGTAGGTGCAGCAGGAAGAGCGCACGGCCACACCAGCTGTGGTGCAGGAACTGGGAGGAGGGTTTGTGGCGGATGGAGCGGTGGATGGGTGGTGTAGGCGCAGCTCTAGCTTCTTTAAACTGGTTGCTCCTCTCGGGTAGGATCGAGCCTTGTGCCTCATTTTCAAACATCTCTAGCATTTAGTGCTATACCGGCAGTCTGCCACTCTATGCTCAGTGGAGAAACAATTGAGGCATTTGCCTCTGACCAGAGTAATGTACCTCCTTCTCTGCTCGATCTCCTCTGGTTGGTGGAATTGATACTCCTTCCTTGAATGAGATCCCAGTTTGTGCCACCAGAATACTGGCTTAAACTACCTGGAAGCCATGCTCATCAATGTGGTTGGGTTCCGTGAGCTGTCCTTGGGTAGACTTGTTGCTGGATACGAATGGAGATCCTTGCAATGCTATCTTCAGTCGCCGATCCATGGCCTGGGAGCAAACTGAGGAATTGATGTTTTGGTCCCCACTTTCCTTGCTGTTGAGCAATCTCCCTGCAGTAATACCTTGTTGCTACCTGTGTTGTTCTCTGTCTGAAGCTCATGTCTATGTTGTCGTAGGTCACCGGTCCATGGCTTGGAACAAAACTGAGGTGTTGATGCTTGAGCATTCACTTCCTTTGCTGCTGCGCCATTCCCCTGCAATAAGAACTTCCCTCTGTCTGAGCCATTCTCTGTCTGAAATGGATGCGACTATTGTCCTTGCGATTGGTGACCAGTGGGTGCAATTGATTCAATTCCTTTCCCCTTCTTTGCTCAAGTGAATCTTTGCTTCTCTTTCTCCATAACTCTCTTGCTGAGATTCATGGTGGCCATGAGGTCATGAACCAGTGGCGGATCTTGCCTAATCTTCTGGTGGTTGAGCCTTTGAATGAGGTCTCTAGTCAGAGGGTCCTCCTCCTCGAGGCCGCCATCGAGCCTCGCGTTGTCGTGCGTCGTCATGAGGGCGTCATGTACTTGAAGCTCCCATGCAAGATCCGGGAGGATGATGGCTGCATCAGCTTGGATTTAGGATTGGACTTGGATGGCTGGAGCATCTTGCCATTGCAGGGAAGGCAGAGACAGCATCACCGAGAGATCCTCGCCGGCGGGGACGGTAGATGGGGCTGACCCCCTCACGCATTTGATCTCTTCCTTTCTGAGGTGAATCGGGACGGTAGAACGATGAGATTGTAGATCGGCTTCGGGCGGATTCAGATCTGGTGTGGATTGGGTGGAATCAGCGATGGGAGTGGTGGATTTGGGAGATTTGGTGGGGCTTTGGTGGACAGGGTCGGGGACGCCATGGGAGTCACCCTGGAGGCGCATGATGGTTTGTCGGTTTACGTTTTTCCCTATACTACTTGTGCTTGGTAAGTTTTTGATGGATCAATGGAGGTAATAAGTAGTATTGCGGGGTTCCATTGACCCTTTTCCCTATACTACTTTTACTGTTCCAAATCTGTCAAACAAGTTTTATTGGTGATGTATGATCTGTAGCAATTGAATTACATACTATATCTGTCCGTCATTAGTCTTCAGTTCGGTCCTGGTGTGACAGATCCATGATCTGACACTTCCATAATTTCTGACAAATTGTTGACCTCGAGTATTTGAATGCACAGGTTGCCAGAGCTTGCTACTATTCTACTCGTTCTGTGGCTAAGTTACATTACAATTGTTCCCATAGGGCAGTTCCCTGAACTGATCCATGTGAAAGACGACTTCTCAGAATGATGTCCTTCTGACTTCGCAGTTTTCTTTTCAGGACTCAGTAATCCATGAGACGAAAACACCGCCAGCATTATTTGACAGACAGCTGGAAAACTCGGCGAGGGCTGTCGGTAGGGTGAGCTTGAATTTGCGACGCCGGTTTTGAATCTGCCGAATGGTGATGTATCAGTGGCTTCCAAGCATCAAACACCGGGAAGAGAACAAGAAGAGAATGCATTTGTTTCCTCCTAATTTCTCCAGGCTATGCAAGGAGCGTCTGCATGGGGGTCTTTCCTTAAGAAAAATGTGATGGAAATCCGCATCGCTTACCCCACTTGAGGGTCCAAAGATTTGACCAGATCGTTGAAAAGCTTGGCCTCACATGATGCGTCGACAAACAAGGTCCGCTCACCAGCTTACTCATCAGaccaattcttttttttttctttgggctGGGTGTTAGCTGTATTCATTTGGGAAATGGTGGTTAGTATATGCATTTAGGAATTAGGTAGGAAAGACGCCTCCCTTGATGCATCCGTTGACTAAACATGCAGTTTACTTGAACTGAGTCCATCCATCATCCATGTGCTTACATATCTTTATGCCATTTTTTTCTCCGCTGCTCTGCTTTTTTTCAACTCCAAGTTGTGTGTTCCTTGTAAGAAATTGTGCTGTTGCTATTGCATGACGCCATCTGTATAGGGGCCATACATCATGGGTGATCCCTCCCTTAGACCGAATCCCCTGATTGCGAAAGCTCTCCGAGAGTCTCCGATCTGAAATACGACTCGCCTTCATTTTCCCAGGTACGTAAATCCTGTAATTGATGGAAAGTCGTGGGAGCTCTTGAGTGTGTGTGTATGGTGGTGGTGTGCACTCTACTTTCTCTAGGCAATCCGCCAATCCGATGATCCAAGATTCCAGCAAAAACTCCATCTCCATGGTTTCTCCCTCGCCGGTGGGCCCCACCTGCACAAACCCTGTAGCAACCCATGGGAACACGATCACCACATCCAATTTGGTTAATGCTACGTCGCGGTGGAGACGGATCAAGGCAGGGCAGCTATGCCGATATTCAACGGGGTGGTGAGGTGAGGTCACGTACGCCCTCCATGACTGCcgatataaaaaaaaaaggcacaaaAAGAAATGGAAACAGAGGGAAGGGGAGGTCGACGATCCCGCGGGTACGGTGGCGCTGCAACAGTTTCAACGGGATTCGCTGGAATCTCAACAAGTAGGCCAACCAAAAcctccccccaaaaaaaataaaaaataaaattaggcTAATTAAATCACTTGAACCCGATTATTGGATGGCAACACCGAACTGTCGCGGTCGCGGCACCAGTTGGATGGAATAAAAGCTACAGGAGTGTGTGTGCATGGTCGCATCGCGTGCGCACGGATCGATCGTATCCGCGGCTAATCAATGCGGGCTCGATCGAGAGGATGGTCTCTTCTCGCGTCACATGCTGCGTTTCTTTATTCCCCCTGATGGTCTCTTCTCTTCCAGTTCCAGCTCcgatccctcctcctcctctccaatTCGGCACATGGTGGATAGATACGCGCGTGGGTGATGCTGACTCTGTGGGTCCGTGTACACGCAGTACTGCGACGATGTACTGTTCACACGCGACTTAGGAAAGGGGAAGGACCTTTTTTCCTCTCTCCCAATGGTGACGGCTCCCACTGGGCTCTTGGAAGAACCTGCTCGATATGATGATGTGAACTAGTACTGATTACAAGTACTAATGCTGCGTTTAAGTCTGATTTCACTCCAACACCGGTCCAATTATGTTTCCATTTCCGACATTTGAAATAATTATTTGTTTATGTGTAATATCCGCTCTGCTCCGAACCcgataaaataaaatgaattatcCGTCTCTCGTTCCTATGTGTGGGTTGATCTTTCGAAAGTAGATACTCCACGAAAGGTTAAAAGGTAAACGGCCGACAAGTGGATTGCTTGGGCACACCTGTACTTTTCATCCAGGTCCGAGTTTTCGCAGCTTGACCTGACCTGTTAAAATCCGAAGACATCGAAGCAGCGTCGTCGTCAGTGAGCGGCAGCAGAATAATTCGATGCGCCTAGCGTGTTTAATTTCTCCAGATTTGATCCACGCACCGGTTGGCTGAACAATTCCTCAACATCCCGGTTGCTTCTTCAACTTGACAGATAGCAGCAAGCACCTAGCTCCCCACCGGCCGTACAAAGTCAACCGGACACCCCTAAAGAAATGCAAGGCCGCGATCGAGCTCCTGCGTTCGTACGTACacacgccggccgccgggagCTAGCTGACATGTAATAAGAACGCGGCATCCATTTTGTCAGCTGGACAAGTCAGAACTAAGAACCTGCCATCCCCGTCAACCTCGCGAACCTGCCTGCAAAGTTgtggcggcgacggtggtggcggcgacggcggctaaCCGCTTGATCCAACGGTCGCCGGAGTAGCAGTAGCTTAGGGCTTATTAGCAGCTAGCGTAGAGAGCCCTGGCGCGTGGACCAGTGcagacgacgacgcggcggcaaCGACATGCAGGACACGTTTGGGATGGGGGGAGACCACCGcagccacgacgacgacgaagacgacggTGACAACGGGGACGACGAGTATTCTATTGGCGCTCGCTTATCTCGCCTCTCTCGCCCCCGGCCATGGGCTGGCATGGCAAGCTAAGCCGGTTGACATTTTTGATGCGCCCAGCCGTATGggcgaggcgacgacgacgactgggCCCCCCCGATAGGCCGGGCCACTGGGATTCGGTACGGTGCGGCATCTCGCAATTCTTTAGTCTGGGGTTACTCCAAGCGAGTCAGAAACTCCAGGCTTAAGCTTCGTTGCctctttccttctttccttctttATAAGGACGGCGAGGGCAGAGGTACTAGTGCCACAGGACAAGCAAGGCATTGCTTGCCGAAAGCTATTGCTCGAAAAGGGGCAGGCGGCCGTCTCGTGGCCCGGTGCGGCGAGTTCCTAGTCGTAGCTTGAGCTCTCGTCAAGCTAATTGATAGCTTGGCTGCCATGGAGGTCGCTGTCGAAAGGCCGGCGCCGGtgaaggaggagaagagagCCGACGCCAAGCCGGAGATGGCAGCAGCGGTATGAATTCAGCGCACGGCCACACCctgttcttctttcttcttccttgctcTTTTGTTCTTTAGTTGTCTAGTTCAACGCAACGGAGATCTGATCATGGTTTGGCTTTTGTGGATGCAGACAGGAAGCGCGAGGTCTCTCCCGATAGTCTTCGAAAGCTTCGCAACAACGCAAAGCGACGCAGGCATCAAGCAGGTAATTGAATTCTTCTCGGTTCCATGATGAATTGAAATTCGGTTGAGAATTTGAGCTAGCAAGATCGTGTCATGTTTATCGCATCGGCGACGTAATTCTCATCTGGTTCAACTGCATGGATGTTCTGACGCTACAGGAAGAACGCACGCTAGAGGCGGCCAAGGCGGAGATGGGCGAGGTGAGGGAGGAGAACGAGCGCCTCAAGACGATGCTGTCCCGCATCGTCAACCAGTACCAGTCGCTGCACATGCACTTCCTCGACGTCGTCAAGGTGCACGAGCAAGAAGCTGCCAAGGCTAAgctcccggcggcgccggcgccggcgcccggagCCGATGGCGTCGACGAAGCCCCCGACGATCTCGTCTCCCTGAGCCTCGGCACGAGGTCCAACGGCGCCCGCCGCAAGGGCCACGAGaggtcctcgtcctcgtccggCACCGCCGAGACCACCGCCGGCGAAGGCCAGCTCTCCCTCGGGCTCGGCATCGCGCGGGGCAGCGGGGTGCCCGCCGACGACGACAAGGCGAgcggcgcgtcggcggcgcctGGCGTCCTGAACCTGAGCTCCGACAGCAGCAGCGCTAACGACGCCGCCAAGCCTGCCCGGGACGACGCCGCCGCGTCCCCGCCTTGCGCCACGCGCAAGAGCCCGAGCGCCGCCGGGGAGGGCGTGGACGACGAGGTGCAGCAGCAGGCCAAGAAGGCTAGGGTTTCCGTCAGGGTCAAATGCGACACTCCCACGGTACGTGACACTTCTCCTACCTCACACTACTATACGAACAAGAAATCGTTGCAAACACCACCAATTACCTGAATAATCAATTTGATCTCTAGATTAATGCGATAGTTATGGCTGAGCTAATTCATGTTGTTGTGGTGATCGATCAGATGCCCGATGGTTGCCAATGGCGGAAGTATGGGCAGAAGATCTCCAAGGGGAACCCTTGCCCGCGCGCCTACTACCGCTGCACGGTGGCGCCCCACTGCCCGGTGAGGAAGCAGGTGCAGCGGTGCGCGGAGGACACGACGATCCTGATCACCACGTACGAGGGCCAGCACAACCACCAgctcccgccggcggccacggccatggcgtccacgacctccgccgcggcggccatgcTCACCTCgggctccaccacctcctcctccccggcctcgctcgccgcccacggccaccacctcccGCTCGCGGCCGCCGGGCTGCTCGGCCCGACCACCATGGTCTCCACCGCCGCTTCCTGCCCCACCATCACGCTCGACCTCAccaccccggcggcgccgcactCCCTCATGCACTCCACGCCCTACGCTGCCGGTTACGAGTCCAAGGCGGTCCCGGCGGCGTGGAGCAGCGGTTACCTCGCGTACGGCGCCGCGCCACCGTCGTACTACGCCAAGGGCTCGCTGGCGCTGGGGCACCTGTTCGGCGGCGGCTTGGGCGTGTCGTCGAGGCCGGAGCAGCTGTACGCTGCCCAGTCGTACCTGCAGAGGAC encodes the following:
- the LOC117856962 gene encoding WRKY transcription factor 72A, which gives rise to MEVAVERPAPVKEEKRADAKPEMAAATGSARSLPIVFESFATTQSDAGIKQEERTLEAAKAEMGEVREENERLKTMLSRIVNQYQSLHMHFLDVVKVHEQEAAKAKLPAAPAPAPGADGVDEAPDDLVSLSLGTRSNGARRKGHERSSSSSGTAETTAGEGQLSLGLGIARGSGVPADDDKASGASAAPGVLNLSSDSSSANDAAKPARDDAAASPPCATRKSPSAAGEGVDDEVQQQAKKARVSVRVKCDTPTMPDGCQWRKYGQKISKGNPCPRAYYRCTVAPHCPVRKQVQRCAEDTTILITTYEGQHNHQLPPAATAMASTTSAAAAMLTSGSTTSSSPASLAAHGHHLPLAAAGLLGPTTMVSTAASCPTITLDLTTPAAPHSLMHSTPYAAGYESKAVPAAWSSGYLAYGAAPPSYYAKGSLALGHLFGGGLGVSSRPEQLYAAQSYLQRTSSLGGGGHGAVAPAVTDTLAKAITSDPSFQSALAAAITSVMGRGGAAAAQK